Proteins encoded by one window of Streptococcus sanguinis:
- a CDS encoding RNA-binding S4 domain-containing protein — MRLDKYLKVSRIIKRRPVAKEVADKGRIKVNGILAKSSTDLKVDDLVEVRFGNKLLTVKVLEMKDSTKKEDAAKMYEIVSETRIEEDA, encoded by the coding sequence ATGAGATTAGATAAATATTTGAAAGTGTCACGGATTATCAAGCGACGTCCAGTGGCTAAAGAAGTAGCTGACAAGGGCCGGATAAAAGTGAACGGTATCTTGGCTAAGAGCTCAACAGATTTAAAAGTGGATGACTTGGTTGAAGTACGCTTTGGTAATAAACTCTTGACTGTAAAGGTTCTGGAGATGAAAGATAGTACCAAAAAAGAAGATGCAGCTAAAATGTACGAAATCGTCAGTGAAACAAGGATAGAAGAAGATGCCTAA
- a CDS encoding DUF951 domain-containing protein: MYEIGHFVEMKKPHACTIKATGKKANRWEITRVGADIKIRCTNCEHLVMMSRHDFERKMKKIID; this comes from the coding sequence ATGTATGAAATTGGTCATTTTGTAGAAATGAAAAAGCCACATGCCTGCACCATTAAAGCGACTGGGAAAAAGGCGAATCGCTGGGAAATCACAAGGGTTGGTGCAGATATCAAAATTCGTTGCACCAATTGTGAACATCTTGTAATGATGAGTCGTCACGATTTTGAAAGAAAAATGAAGAAAATAATTGATTGA
- the pth gene encoding aminoacyl-tRNA hydrolase: MVKLIVGLGNPREKYIETKHNVGFMLVDKICKDLDLKFTADKIFQADIASTFLNGEKVYFVKPTTFMNESGKAVQALLAYYGLDIEDLLVIYDDLDMEVGKIRLRSKGSAGGHNGIKSIIKHIGSQEFKRIKIGIGRPKEGVTVVHHVLGKFDKDDYMTILNTLDKVDNAVNYYLQSGNFEQTMQKYNG; this comes from the coding sequence ATGGTAAAGTTAATAGTCGGTCTGGGAAATCCAAGAGAAAAATATATCGAAACCAAGCATAATGTTGGTTTTATGCTAGTTGACAAAATTTGTAAAGATCTTGATTTAAAGTTTACAGCTGATAAAATCTTTCAAGCAGATATCGCCTCTACTTTTCTAAATGGCGAAAAAGTCTATTTTGTCAAACCAACTACATTTATGAATGAGAGCGGAAAGGCCGTTCAAGCTTTACTAGCATACTATGGTTTAGATATAGAGGATTTATTGGTCATCTATGATGATTTGGATATGGAAGTTGGTAAGATTCGTTTGCGCAGCAAGGGTTCAGCTGGTGGCCATAACGGTATTAAATCTATTATCAAACACATTGGAAGTCAAGAATTTAAACGGATAAAGATAGGGATTGGCCGTCCTAAAGAAGGTGTGACAGTGGTTCACCATGTTCTAGGAAAATTCGATAAAGATGATTATATGACAATTCTGAATACTCTTGATAAGGTTGACAATGCTGTAAATTATTATTTACAGTCAGGCAATTTTGAACAAACTATGCAGAAATACAATGGATAA
- the tilS gene encoding tRNA lysidine(34) synthetase TilS codes for MIKQEFLKKLQEKKYFQDHRKVLVAVSGGLDSMTLLQLLVDSQKELAIELAIAHVNHKQRPESDQEEKALVKIAEQLGVKIFTSSFSGNFSENAARQFRYDFFGKVMQEGHYTALVTAHHADDQAETVFMRLLRGARLRHLSGMKAVQPFACGELIRPLLTFHKSDFPDIQYFEDSSNFQNDYLRNRIRNLYLPDLEKENPQFKDSLRYLGKEIEDWQTALSHLTRDLDIENVQVFHQQIPQVQRFLLQNYLENFPGLNLSKQQFEEVLNILRTKANYQHILKKDYELVKDYQRFEIRKISRKPDLKMDSILLEFENLIEFGYYRFSFGIPLSGENIQKIFVSRETSLTLRFRKEGDSILLNGHHKKLRRLFIDKKVSFEERNSSVVVEQNHQILAILNIAISDLSKALKSDIMSTVLYIQKIDG; via the coding sequence ATGATTAAGCAAGAATTTCTTAAAAAATTGCAGGAGAAAAAGTATTTCCAAGACCATCGAAAAGTTTTAGTTGCTGTATCAGGTGGACTGGATTCTATGACGCTGCTGCAGCTGTTGGTTGATTCTCAAAAAGAACTGGCTATTGAGCTTGCGATTGCTCATGTTAACCACAAACAGCGGCCAGAGTCAGATCAAGAAGAAAAGGCATTGGTAAAGATTGCGGAACAGCTTGGTGTAAAGATTTTTACATCAAGTTTTTCTGGTAATTTTTCAGAAAATGCTGCTCGGCAGTTTCGTTATGATTTTTTCGGGAAAGTGATGCAGGAGGGGCACTATACAGCTCTGGTAACTGCCCACCACGCAGATGATCAAGCTGAGACTGTTTTTATGCGGCTGCTGCGTGGAGCTAGACTTCGTCATCTGTCCGGCATGAAAGCTGTCCAGCCTTTTGCTTGTGGGGAGCTGATTCGTCCTTTGCTTACTTTTCATAAGTCAGACTTTCCGGATATTCAGTATTTTGAAGATAGCAGTAATTTTCAAAATGATTATCTCAGAAATCGAATTCGCAATCTTTATCTGCCGGATCTAGAAAAAGAAAATCCACAATTTAAGGATTCTTTGCGGTATCTGGGAAAGGAAATTGAAGATTGGCAGACTGCTTTGTCTCACTTAACCAGAGATTTAGATATAGAAAATGTACAAGTTTTTCATCAGCAAATCCCTCAGGTTCAACGTTTTCTATTGCAGAACTATCTTGAAAACTTTCCTGGTCTGAATCTGAGCAAGCAGCAGTTTGAGGAGGTTTTAAACATCCTGCGGACTAAGGCCAATTATCAGCATATTTTAAAAAAAGACTATGAGCTTGTTAAAGATTACCAGCGTTTTGAAATTAGAAAAATCAGTCGTAAGCCCGATTTAAAAATGGATTCAATTTTGTTAGAATTTGAGAATCTGATTGAGTTTGGGTATTATCGATTTTCATTCGGGATTCCTTTGAGTGGTGAAAATATACAGAAAATTTTTGTTTCGCGTGAAACTTCGCTGACACTCCGTTTCCGAAAAGAGGGAGACAGTATTTTGCTGAACGGTCATCACAAGAAACTTCGTCGTCTTTTTATTGATAAGAAGGTTTCCTTTGAAGAACGGAATTCATCTGTAGTAGTGGAACAAAATCATCAAATTTTAGCAATCTTAAATATTGCTATCAGTGATTTGAGTAAGGCATTAAAAAGTGATATAATGAGTACTGTACTTTATATTCAGAAAATAGATGGGTAA
- a CDS encoding DUF1307 domain-containing protein, which produces MKKNTFKTLFLSFLAVSALFVLAACSSPKKAYFQLIDQNTKQDSRITVEYKGDELLINETNNTFYYKPVGLTKDTAKEQTEAYAKSIEGIKGLTHKIEYKDDYLTEKLTIDFSKADIEELQSKQLLQTSGNQKADYISYKETAKLLEKAGYKEVKDGKFEDLK; this is translated from the coding sequence ATGAAAAAGAATACTTTCAAAACACTTTTTCTTTCCTTCCTTGCGGTTTCCGCTTTGTTTGTTTTAGCTGCCTGCAGCAGTCCTAAAAAAGCTTATTTCCAGCTGATTGACCAAAATACTAAACAAGATAGCCGCATCACTGTTGAATATAAAGGTGATGAGCTTCTTATAAACGAAACAAACAACACCTTCTACTATAAGCCAGTTGGCTTGACAAAAGACACTGCTAAAGAGCAGACAGAAGCCTATGCTAAATCTATTGAGGGTATCAAAGGATTAACTCATAAAATTGAGTACAAAGATGATTATTTAACTGAAAAACTGACAATTGATTTCAGTAAAGCTGATATTGAAGAACTACAAAGTAAGCAGCTTCTTCAAACATCTGGTAATCAAAAAGCAGATTATATCAGTTATAAAGAAACTGCTAAATTACTCGAAAAAGCAGGTTATAAAGAAGTTAAAGACGGTAAATTTGAAGATCTTAAATAA
- a CDS encoding SP_0009 family protein — translation MEDLLKTIEQFLEFSDEKLEGLSEKNQALKLQENQEERGKHA, via the coding sequence ATGGAAGATTTATTAAAAACAATTGAGCAGTTCTTGGAATTTTCTGATGAAAAACTAGAAGGACTGTCTGAAAAAAATCAAGCTTTGAAACTTCAAGAAAATCAAGAGGAAAGGGGAAAACATGCGTAA
- a CDS encoding serine hydrolase: protein MRKFLLLIFLLPALFSSITVISTEKDFVLDEEEKYHFTSTTYGRYYDSIPTNPNVYEETPTFTDSTLSKTTGKLVPDQPIQITGFYVNEEEVPIFKLKNGQFVIADKNTIYEDTVQSIEDIHQEMWLKPGFTLYDKANINGAKKINATVAPYTKVSIVQIVQTVKGTYAQIEGQGWVSMEFLDETDNRMDKVQEILSSKYNKADYSIYVKQLDTGKEAGINQDQEMYSASVTKLPYLYYVQEQLDQKKLSLDQKFKYIGAVNDFAGAYEPEGSGSIAKSADDKEYSVQDLINRVAKESDNVAHNILGYYATNQSDKNFQQTINKIAGKKWDVEERQASSRMAGNVLKAIYEQNGMIIDALSQTNYDNQRISKNIDAKVAHKIGDAYDFKHDAAIVYADSPFIIVIFTNNSNYDNISQIADDVYGVLK, encoded by the coding sequence ATGCGTAAGTTTTTGTTACTGATATTTTTGCTGCCAGCTTTATTTAGCAGTATCACAGTTATTAGTACCGAAAAAGATTTCGTATTAGATGAGGAAGAAAAATATCATTTTACAAGCACTACGTATGGACGCTATTATGATAGCATCCCGACAAATCCTAATGTTTATGAAGAAACTCCTACATTTACAGATTCTACTCTGAGTAAGACTACTGGAAAGCTAGTTCCAGACCAGCCTATCCAGATAACTGGATTTTATGTAAATGAAGAAGAAGTCCCGATTTTCAAACTGAAAAATGGGCAGTTTGTGATAGCGGATAAAAATACAATTTACGAAGATACTGTCCAGTCAATCGAAGATATCCATCAAGAAATGTGGCTGAAACCCGGTTTTACTCTTTATGATAAAGCCAATATCAACGGAGCTAAAAAAATCAATGCAACAGTAGCTCCATATACAAAAGTAAGCATTGTTCAAATTGTCCAGACAGTCAAAGGAACTTATGCCCAGATTGAAGGACAGGGCTGGGTTTCTATGGAATTTCTGGATGAGACTGATAATCGAATGGACAAGGTTCAAGAAATTCTGAGCAGTAAGTACAACAAAGCGGACTACTCTATCTATGTGAAACAGCTGGACACAGGCAAAGAAGCAGGTATCAATCAAGATCAAGAGATGTATTCGGCCAGTGTGACCAAACTGCCTTATCTTTACTATGTGCAGGAACAGCTGGATCAGAAAAAACTTTCGTTAGATCAGAAGTTCAAGTATATTGGAGCAGTCAATGATTTTGCAGGTGCTTACGAACCAGAAGGAAGTGGCAGCATTGCTAAGTCAGCTGATGATAAGGAATATTCGGTTCAGGATTTGATAAATCGAGTGGCCAAAGAATCAGATAATGTCGCCCATAATATTTTAGGATATTATGCGACCAATCAATCTGATAAAAATTTTCAGCAGACGATCAATAAAATAGCTGGAAAGAAATGGGATGTGGAAGAAAGACAAGCATCTTCACGTATGGCTGGAAATGTTTTGAAAGCGATTTATGAGCAAAATGGCATGATTATCGATGCCTTGTCTCAGACAAATTATGATAATCAGAGGATTTCTAAAAATATTGATGCTAAAGTGGCTCATAAAATTGGTGACGCCTATGATTTCAAGCATGATGCTGCGATTGTCTATGCAGATTCCCCTTTTATCATTGTCATTTTCACTAATAATTCAAACTACGATAACATTTCCCAGATAGCAGACGATGTCTATGGAGTCCTGAAATGA
- the mfd gene encoding transcription-repair coupling factor: MDNKMNLIDLFCQNQQISDWKKNLHKSSRQLIMGLSASTKAITIAAGLEEADKILVLTSSQNEADRLASDLISLLGEDKVYTFLADDTPIAEFVFASQEKIFSRLDALNFLIDHQKSGILVTNVAASKLLLPDPIDFKTTNINLIVGQEYDLNNLVKMLSRTGYKKVSQVLSQGEYSLRGDILDIFERSAEFPYRLEFFGDEIDGIRIFNPENQTSIENIESILIKPASDILLSEKDYARGRENLEAILEKAVDPALKSYLEELLISAKEEFHHADIRKFLSYFYQKEWTILDYLPVHSPVFFDDFQKNVDRHAQFELETAGLLTDDLQNCKALSSQKYFADKYQDYRQYKPATFFSSFQKGLGNLKFDALYQFNQYPMQEFFSQFPLLKEEINRYKKSGYTIILQANSSAGLQSLHKNLQEYDIHLDYIKEAEIHKNAVQLIEGNLVQGFNFVDEKIVLITEYEIIHKKIKRKIRRQNISNAERLKDYNELEKGDYVVHNIHGIGRYLGIETIEISGVHRDYLTIQYQNSDRISIPVDQIDLLSKYVASDGKTPKVNKLNDGRFQKSKQKVQHQVQDIADDLIKLYAERSQLKGFAFSADDSNQEEFDNDFPYVETEDQLRSIQEVKKDMESSRPMDRLLVGDVGFGKTEVAMRAAFKAVNDHKQVAVLVPTTVLAQQHYTNFKERFNDFAVNVEVLSRFRSKAEQKQTLEKLQKGQVDIIIGTHRLLSKDVEFADLGLIIIDEEQRFGVKHKETLKELKKKVDVLTLTATPIPRTLHMSMLGIRDLSVIETPPTNRYPVQTYVLESNPTVIREAVLREIDRGGQVYYLYNKVDTIEQKVSELRELIPEASIGYVHGQMSEIRLENTLLDFINGEYDILVTTTIIETGVDIPNANTLFVENADHMGLSTLYQLRGRVGRSNRIAYAYLMYRPDKILTEVSEKRLEAIKGFTELGSGFKIAMRDLSIRGAGNILGSMQSGFIDSVGFEMYSQLLEEAIAKKQGRENKRQKSNAEINLQIDAYLPSDYISDERQKIEIYKRIREIDSRVNYENLQDELIDRFGEYPDVVAYLLEIGLAKSYLDQAFVKSVERQQNTVMIHFEKISQQLYLTQDYFEALSMTNLKARIGEKNGLIEVIFDVRNKKDYEILEGLVNFGEKMLEIKQRKAE; this comes from the coding sequence ATGGATAATAAAATGAACCTGATTGACTTATTTTGTCAAAACCAGCAAATTTCAGATTGGAAGAAAAATCTCCATAAAAGCAGCAGACAGTTGATAATGGGACTGTCTGCATCAACAAAAGCAATCACTATAGCGGCTGGATTAGAAGAAGCTGATAAAATCCTTGTGCTGACTTCTAGTCAAAATGAAGCAGATCGTTTGGCTAGTGATTTGATTTCTTTGTTGGGAGAAGACAAGGTCTATACTTTCTTAGCAGATGATACTCCTATAGCAGAATTTGTCTTTGCCTCACAGGAAAAAATATTTTCAAGATTAGATGCTCTGAACTTTTTAATAGACCATCAAAAGTCTGGAATTCTAGTTACTAATGTTGCGGCTAGTAAATTACTCTTGCCTGATCCCATTGATTTTAAAACAACCAACATAAATTTGATAGTTGGACAAGAATATGACCTAAATAATCTTGTAAAGATGTTGTCAAGAACAGGATACAAGAAGGTGTCTCAAGTTTTAAGTCAGGGAGAATATAGTCTAAGAGGAGATATCTTAGACATTTTTGAGCGCTCAGCAGAGTTTCCCTATCGACTGGAGTTTTTTGGCGATGAAATTGATGGTATTCGGATTTTCAATCCAGAAAATCAAACTTCAATCGAGAATATAGAAAGTATTTTGATTAAACCTGCTTCTGATATCCTGCTTTCTGAGAAAGATTATGCTCGAGGACGAGAAAATCTGGAAGCAATTTTAGAAAAAGCTGTTGATCCTGCTTTGAAATCTTACTTAGAAGAGTTACTAATCAGTGCTAAAGAGGAGTTTCATCATGCAGATATTCGTAAATTCCTTTCTTATTTTTATCAGAAAGAATGGACTATTTTAGACTATTTGCCTGTTCATAGTCCTGTATTTTTTGATGATTTTCAAAAAAATGTGGATCGGCATGCTCAATTTGAACTGGAAACAGCTGGCTTATTGACAGATGATTTACAAAATTGTAAAGCTTTATCAAGTCAGAAATATTTTGCAGATAAGTACCAAGATTATCGTCAATATAAACCAGCAACCTTCTTTTCAAGCTTTCAAAAAGGTTTGGGAAATTTGAAATTTGATGCTTTGTATCAATTCAATCAATACCCAATGCAAGAATTTTTCAGTCAATTTCCCTTGCTCAAAGAAGAAATTAATCGCTATAAAAAATCTGGCTATACAATAATCTTACAAGCAAATTCTTCGGCAGGTTTACAAAGTTTACATAAAAATTTACAGGAATATGATATTCATTTAGACTATATAAAAGAGGCTGAGATTCACAAAAATGCAGTTCAGCTTATAGAAGGAAATCTTGTTCAGGGTTTTAATTTCGTAGATGAGAAAATTGTTCTTATTACAGAGTACGAAATTATTCACAAGAAAATAAAACGAAAAATTCGACGTCAGAATATCTCCAACGCTGAACGACTGAAAGATTACAATGAGCTAGAGAAAGGGGATTATGTTGTCCATAATATTCATGGGATAGGACGTTATCTGGGAATAGAAACGATTGAAATCTCTGGCGTCCACCGTGACTATCTGACAATTCAATATCAAAATTCTGATCGTATTTCGATTCCAGTTGACCAGATTGATCTCCTATCAAAGTATGTTGCCAGCGATGGAAAAACACCTAAGGTAAATAAGCTAAATGACGGTCGTTTCCAGAAGAGTAAGCAAAAAGTTCAGCATCAGGTTCAGGATATTGCGGATGATTTGATTAAACTATATGCTGAACGCAGCCAGCTAAAAGGTTTTGCTTTCTCAGCGGATGATTCCAATCAAGAGGAATTTGATAATGATTTTCCTTATGTTGAAACAGAGGACCAGCTAAGAAGTATTCAGGAAGTGAAGAAGGATATGGAAAGCAGCCGTCCGATGGACCGCCTCTTAGTTGGTGATGTAGGCTTCGGGAAAACAGAAGTAGCTATGCGGGCAGCTTTTAAGGCTGTCAATGATCATAAACAAGTAGCTGTATTAGTGCCAACAACGGTCTTAGCCCAGCAACACTATACTAACTTTAAAGAACGCTTTAATGATTTTGCGGTCAATGTCGAGGTACTTAGCCGTTTTAGGAGTAAGGCAGAACAAAAACAGACTCTAGAGAAGCTGCAGAAGGGACAAGTTGATATTATCATCGGAACCCACCGACTCTTATCCAAAGATGTAGAATTTGCGGATTTAGGTTTGATCATCATTGATGAGGAGCAGCGTTTTGGAGTTAAACATAAGGAAACATTAAAAGAATTGAAAAAGAAAGTTGATGTCCTGACCTTGACAGCAACTCCTATTCCTCGAACTCTTCATATGTCTATGCTGGGAATTCGCGATTTATCAGTCATTGAGACCCCGCCTACCAATCGCTATCCTGTTCAGACCTATGTTTTAGAAAGCAATCCTACAGTGATTCGAGAAGCTGTCTTACGTGAAATAGACCGAGGTGGACAGGTTTACTACCTTTACAATAAGGTTGACACAATTGAACAGAAAGTTTCGGAATTAAGAGAGTTAATCCCAGAAGCTTCTATAGGCTATGTTCATGGTCAAATGAGTGAGATTCGTTTAGAAAATACTTTACTGGATTTCATCAATGGAGAATACGATATTTTGGTGACTACAACCATTATTGAAACTGGGGTTGATATCCCAAATGCCAATACTTTGTTTGTAGAAAATGCTGACCACATGGGGCTGTCAACCTTGTATCAACTTCGTGGACGGGTTGGCCGCAGCAATCGGATTGCCTACGCTTATCTAATGTACAGACCAGATAAGATCTTAACAGAAGTTTCTGAAAAGCGTCTGGAGGCTATTAAAGGATTTACAGAGTTAGGTTCTGGATTTAAGATTGCCATGCGAGATTTGTCTATTCGAGGGGCTGGCAATATTCTAGGAAGTATGCAATCTGGCTTTATTGATTCTGTTGGTTTTGAGATGTACTCACAGCTTCTAGAAGAAGCCATTGCTAAAAAGCAGGGTAGAGAAAACAAACGTCAAAAGAGCAATGCAGAGATTAATCTGCAGATTGATGCCTATCTGCCTAGTGACTATATTTCTGATGAAAGACAGAAAATTGAAATTTACAAGAGAATTCGTGAGATTGACAGCCGTGTAAACTATGAAAATCTACAGGATGAATTGATTGATCGCTTTGGGGAGTATCCTGATGTTGTAGCCTATCTGTTGGAGATTGGACTTGCTAAGTCTTATTTAGATCAGGCTTTTGTAAAGTCAGTGGAACGCCAGCAGAATACAGTAATGATTCATTTTGAGAAAATTTCGCAGCAGCTTTATCTGACGCAGGACTATTTTGAAGCACTTTCGATGACGAATTTAAAGGCTCGAATTGGTGAAAAAAATGGCTTGATTGAAGTGATTTTTGATGTGAGGAACAAAAAAGATTATGAGATTTTAGAAGGTCTAGTTAATTTTGGAGAAAAGATGCTGGAAATTAAACAGCGCAAGGCAGAATAA
- a CDS encoding septum formation initiator family protein — MPKNIVQLNNRFIQDENQRRRYVDQERRKRNRFMGWVLILVILLFILPTYNLYQSYQTLLQRREQYSKLKEKYQTLSEEKVYQSDIATKLKDDSYAAKYARAKYSFSKEGEYIYTIPDLLPQ, encoded by the coding sequence ATGCCTAAAAATATCGTCCAACTCAATAATCGTTTTATTCAAGATGAAAATCAACGCCGCAGATATGTGGATCAGGAACGGCGGAAACGCAACCGTTTTATGGGCTGGGTTCTGATTTTGGTGATTCTATTATTTATTCTACCTACCTATAATTTGTACCAGAGCTATCAAACCTTGCTGCAGCGTCGTGAACAGTATTCTAAACTGAAGGAGAAATATCAGACGCTCAGCGAAGAAAAGGTCTATCAATCTGATATAGCAACAAAGTTAAAAGATGACAGTTATGCTGCTAAGTATGCACGCGCTAAATACTCTTTTTCAAAAGAGGGTGAGTACATTTATACTATCCCAGATTTATTACCACAGTAG
- the hpt gene encoding hypoxanthine phosphoribosyltransferase, which produces MLEQDIKKILISHDEIVDAAKKLGQQLTKDYQDKNPIFVGILKGSVPFMAELIKHIDTHIELDFMLVSSYHGGTASSGVINVIKDIDQDITGRDILFVEDIIDTGQTLKNLCNLFKERNAASVKIATLLDKPEGRVVEIDADYTCFTIPNEFVVGYGLDYNENYRNIPYIGILKEEVYTK; this is translated from the coding sequence ATGCTAGAACAAGATATCAAAAAAATATTGATTTCCCATGATGAAATCGTGGATGCTGCAAAAAAGCTTGGTCAGCAATTAACCAAAGATTACCAAGATAAAAATCCAATTTTTGTTGGAATTTTAAAAGGTTCCGTGCCTTTTATGGCTGAGTTAATCAAGCATATTGACACACATATTGAGCTTGATTTTATGTTGGTCTCCAGCTACCATGGTGGTACTGCTAGCTCAGGTGTCATTAATGTTATTAAGGACATTGATCAAGACATCACAGGACGTGATATCCTATTTGTTGAGGATATTATTGATACTGGTCAGACTTTAAAAAATCTGTGCAATTTGTTTAAGGAAAGAAATGCTGCATCAGTAAAAATTGCTACACTTTTGGATAAGCCAGAAGGCCGTGTTGTTGAAATTGATGCAGATTATACATGTTTCACAATTCCAAATGAATTTGTTGTTGGATATGGATTAGATTACAATGAAAACTATCGTAATATTCCATATATTGGTATTTTGAAAGAAGAAGTTTATACAAAATAA
- the ychF gene encoding redox-regulated ATPase YchF, which produces MALTAGIVGLPNVGKSTLFNAITKAGAEAANYPFATIDPNVGRVEVPDARLDKLTELIKPQKKVPTTFEFTDIAGIVKGASKGEGLGNKFLANIREVDAIVHVVRAFDDENVMREQGRESEFVDPMADIETINLELILADLESINKRYARVEKMARTQKDKDSVAEFNVLQKIKPVLEDGLSARTIEFTEEEQKIVKGLFLLTTKPVLYVANVSEDEVADPDNIDYVKQIREFAATENAEVVVISARAEEEISELDDEDKSEFLEAIGLTESGVDKLTRAAYHLLGLGTYFTAGEKEVRAWTFKRGMKAPQAAGIIHSDFEKGFIRAVTMSYNDLVHYGSEKAVKEAGRLREEGKEYIVQDGDIMEFRFNV; this is translated from the coding sequence ATGGCTTTGACAGCAGGAATCGTTGGTTTACCCAATGTTGGTAAGTCAACTTTATTTAATGCAATTACAAAAGCAGGTGCAGAAGCAGCTAATTACCCTTTTGCGACAATTGATCCAAATGTCGGGCGGGTAGAAGTTCCGGATGCTCGTTTAGATAAATTAACAGAACTCATCAAACCACAGAAGAAAGTCCCAACAACTTTCGAATTTACTGATATTGCTGGAATTGTGAAAGGTGCTTCAAAAGGAGAAGGACTAGGGAATAAATTCTTAGCCAATATCCGTGAAGTAGATGCTATCGTCCACGTAGTACGTGCTTTTGATGATGAAAATGTCATGCGAGAACAGGGCCGTGAGTCTGAATTTGTAGATCCAATGGCCGATATTGAGACCATTAATCTAGAATTGATTTTAGCAGACCTAGAAAGTATTAACAAACGTTATGCACGTGTAGAGAAGATGGCTCGGACCCAAAAAGATAAGGATTCAGTGGCAGAATTTAATGTTTTACAGAAAATTAAGCCTGTCCTAGAAGATGGTCTGTCAGCTCGCACAATTGAATTCACAGAAGAAGAACAAAAAATCGTTAAAGGACTCTTTCTTTTAACGACTAAGCCGGTTCTCTATGTGGCCAATGTCAGTGAAGATGAGGTAGCAGATCCAGATAATATTGACTATGTGAAGCAGATTCGTGAATTTGCAGCTACAGAAAATGCTGAAGTTGTTGTCATTTCAGCGCGTGCAGAGGAAGAGATTTCTGAATTGGACGATGAAGATAAGTCAGAATTTCTGGAAGCTATCGGCTTGACAGAATCAGGTGTGGATAAACTGACCAGAGCAGCTTATCATCTGTTGGGACTTGGAACCTACTTTACAGCTGGTGAAAAAGAAGTGCGTGCCTGGACCTTTAAGCGTGGAATGAAAGCTCCTCAAGCGGCTGGTATTATTCACTCAGACTTTGAAAAAGGCTTTATTCGAGCAGTGACTATGTCTTATAATGACTTAGTGCACTATGGCAGCGAAAAAGCAGTTAAAGAGGCTGGACGTTTGCGCGAAGAAGGAAAAGAATATATCGTTCAAGATGGCGATATTATGGAATTTAGATTTAATGTGTAA